Below is a window of Fulvitalea axinellae DNA.
GTACTTGGTTGGGTGCAATGGCAAGAAAGCAGCGCCGAAGCAGGCAGAGAAAGTAGGTACAGGCTCAGTGATTCCCATTTCAGTACCAGCCACTTTAGAAGTGTAACCAGAGATGAAGTGGAACATAGCTTGTCCTTTGCTCAATTTCGAGATCGGAGGCAAAGTACCTGACGCATCGAAAGTAAGGAAGAAGATGTTCTTAGGAAGGTTACCTACTGAAGGAACTTTAGCGTTTTCGATGTGCTCGATTGGGTAAGAAACGCGGATGTTCTCAGTAACGGTAGTGTTTTCGTAATCGATAGTGCGGGTTCCTGGGAAGAAACGAGTGTTCTCCTCGATGGCGCCGAACTTGATCGCGTTCCAGATTTCTGGCTCTTTTTCCTCAGTAAGGTCAACCGACTTGGCGTAGCATCCGCCTTCGAAGTTGAATACCGAGTTTTCAGTCCAGCCGTGCTCGTCGTCACCGATGAGGTTACGGTTAGGATCGGCAGAAAGGGTAGTTTTACCAGTTCCTGACAGACCGAAGAAGATAGCAACGTCACCGTCTTTGCCTTCGTTGGCTGAGCAGTGCATTGACAATACGTCACGCTCTTGTGGGAGGATGTAGTTAAGTACCGAGAAGATACCTTTCTTCATCTCACCAGCGTAAGCTGTTCCGCCGATGATGAGCATGCGCTTAGACATGTTCAAGAGGGCGAAGTTCTTTTGTCTGAGGCCGAGTTCAGCGTAATCTTCAGCTTCGAACTCAGGGATACAGATGATAGTGAAGTTCGACTCGAAAGTCTCCAACTCCTCTTTGCTTGGGTTGATGAACATGTTGTAAGTAAACATGTGCTGCCAAGCGATGGTGTTGAAGATACGAACGTTCAATCTGTAGTTAGGGTCAGCGCCAGCGAAGCAGTCGCGAACGTAGATGTCTTTTCCTTCGAGGTAGTTCACCATTCTGTCGAACAGGATGTCGAATTTCTCAGGAGCGATTGGCTGGTTGATGTTACCCCACCAAACAGTGTCGCGAGTTTTGTCATCCTCAACTACGAATTTGTCCTTAGGTGCGCGGCCAGTGAATTTTCCTGTGTCAACCATAACCGAACCTCTGTCAGTCAGGACACCTTCGCCATTTTTGAGGACTTCCTCAGTGCAGGCCGCAGGGCCCAAGTTCCACTTTACAGAAGCTGGTTTGATGCCTAAAGCGTCAAAACCATTGCTAGATTTGATGCCGAACTCTTGCATATCTATAGGTTTAAAGATTTTGGGTATCTTAATGTATTTCAGTGAGTTTTGGAGTCAGTGAATAATTTAATTATTCCTGAATTCCCCCTCGTTGCTTATGCAAATCTAATCGAGCGCGGAGGAATTATTTATGACACGTATCATGAATGAGGTACAAATAAATGTGATTTGGAGCACCTTATTTGAAAACATGATATTTGTCATAAAGGTATGTAATAAATATTAATTTTATAAAACTCATAATATCGAATAGTTTATTGAGGCTTTATTTGTGAAAATCATTTGATGTGTGAGCTTTTCAATAAAGTGACTCTATCATTGATAATTTGGTCGATAGAACTCTTTAATGCTGTTTCGATTCGAAATCTCATTTGATTGTTTTTGAATTATTTTAATTTTTTAAAATTGGTCATTTTGCATTTTCAGACACTGTTAGACTCCTAACAGCTTGCGTTTGGGAATGTTAGTGAAGAATGAAATTGGGGGTGAGTTTTGCTGAAAAAATACCGAAAAAGATAAACGCTTATCTGTATGGGATAATTTCCGGTTGCCTAATGTTGTGATCTGCAGCCTCATATATCCTTCTTTGGGCAGAAGGAGTGTCGAAAGCTGCTCCGTTTTTAGGTAGAAGCGGGTAGTAGCCTATGCGGAACTGAAGGGTTTTGAACACCAAATGATCATTTCTGGCGCGGATTCCTAGACCGAAGCCAAAGTAAGGGTCACCTTTGAATACGCTTTTGGTGTTAGGCGCAATCCAACCTGCGTCTGCGAAGGTAAAGTAGGCTATCCTGAAACCGAAGGGAGCGAAGTCCGTCACTTTTGCCGTTTCCATACTTAGCGTGAGGCGCTGGTCTCCGATTAGCTCTCGGTTATTGTCGCCGGGAAATCCGTGATTCTCTTCCAGGCTAAGGAAGTCCTCGCTTTTGCGGTTAATTCCAAGAGTGTAGTCCAAGTTCACGAATTGGCGTATGCGTAGCCTCTCACGACGAAACAGGTTGCTCATATAAGAGAAACCCACATTAACAACAGCGTCCTCAATGTCACTTTTATTTAAAAATCCACCAGTATTGAATCGTGACTGGATGTAGCCGAATCTGGAGGAGTACCCGCTGTGCAGTAAATTAAGTCCGATATAATCCCGTGAGTAATTATCTGCGAATTCGTGGCCTACTATAAGATGGATTTTATGTCCTAAAGGAATGTCTTCGTTTCGGCCAAAGCCATAAATAAACCGGTCGTTTACGAATGTTCGGGAAGATAATCCGATTCCTCCCAATACAAGGGTTCTATCCTGGAACGGTGTGTGAGTGCTTTCCGGAATAGGGGACTCCTCCGGTTTGTCCGTAAATTTGGTTTGATAAAGGCGTGCGGAAAGCGAGATGCGTTTGTGGCCAAGATTTTTTCCGGGCAGAGGCATCTGATGACTGATCCAATAATCTTGATCTGTATAAGAAAAGAAAATCGTTTTGTCATCGGTTTGTTCCAATGCGTAGGCCCTGCTGATATCTTGCGCCCTTGCCGTATGGAGCCCCACCTGAATTGCGCCAGCAAACCGGGTCTCGTCCGTCATGAAGTCTTTGGTTAGGCGAATGCTCTTGTTCTGGCCTCGGTACGTGTCCTGATAGATAAGTTCGGTATCAATAAAGCTGGCGAAGATGTTCGGGATAAAATACGAAGCCTCGACACCTGTACTGTTGTCCTCGGAAAATCGGAAAAGCAGGTCGGCGCTAAGGGAATGGCCAAGCCCGAAGATATTTTTGTTCGTTATGCCAGTCCGGAGTCTGTTTAGGCTATAAAACCTCACACGACCAGTATAAGGGAAGTTGTCTTGTGTGACGACAACCAAATCCACAGAATCAGAGGAATCGGAAGTGTGGGTGTATATTTTTGTGTCATTTATAAATCTCCGGTTCCTTATGATCCTTTCCGTTTCCGCAAGTTGAAGGGCGCTTACGCTGTCCCCTTCGGTGAAAAGAAGGTTTTTTCTGATTGCCTTATTGACGGTGTTCATATGGAGGCCATTGACTAGCTTCAGCCATTTTCCCTCACTAACCTTGGTAGTGTCATCTACGTTCGCTCCGAATACGGGCATTCGTTTGATGGTGATGGAGCGAATTCCCTTGCCTTCGTGTTCCCTGAATTCCAGATCATTTTCTAGTGGAGGAATACTCGTGTCCGAGAGCTTGGGGTGTGAGACCAGCCAGTCATAGAGCTGTCGGGTTACGAAACTTTTTTTGCAGGCTTCGTCGAGCTTGGAGAAAAATCCGCGGGCTTTGCTGTCGTAATTGGTGGAGACGTAATACCGGGTATTTTCTCTTATAAGTAAGGTTGTGTCTTTGGTGATTTGAATGGTGGAGTCGCCAAGTATTAAAAGGGAGTTTGCCGCAATTTTTACGGTATCGGTCTTGGCCGGTTTTCTGATGATCGCTTGAGGAAAGGCTTGGCACTCCAAGGCTATAACCAAGAGCCATGTCAAGGCGATTGGTAACGCTTGTTTTATCGGTGTGCTGGATCTTTTCTGCAAAGGGCCTTTTTTTGTTTATATAGAATGTGTTGAGTCGCTGATAAATTGGCTAAAAGTGACTCTCAAGTTTTTTCAGTTGGTGTTCCGGGTTTCTTTGTCTGAATTTATATTTTTACAAAATGTCGGGAAGAGTAACTCTTTCATAATGGGAGGATCCTGATATCTTTAACGAAGAAAGCGTCTGAAGATTACATATAGTGTAATGTATATAAAAAGTAATCATGAAATATTGTTTTGATAAAATATATCGGCGGGATAGGACTAATTCCGTAAAATATGATTTGAGATCCAAGTTTTTTGGCGATTCGGAAGTGCTGCCCTTGTGGGTGGCGGATATGGATTTCAGAGTGGCCGAAGAAATTAGGTTGGCAATTGCGGATAGGGCCGCCGATCCGGTTTATGGTTACACTTTCTGGGGTTCGGAAGGGAAAAAAGCCTTTGTGGATTGGGTAGGGAAACGTCATGGCTGGGCTGTGAGCGAAAACCATTTGTCGTTTAGTCCTGGCGTTGTCCCGGCGCTATCGTTTCTCATGTCCGCTTTGACTGAAGAAGGAGACAAGGTGCTGATCCAACCTCCGGTTTACCATCCTTTTAAAGAGGTTGTGGGCACCAATGGCCGGGCTTTGGTGAACAACCCTCTCGTTTTGAGGGATGGGCGTTATTATATGGATTTCGACGGGCTTGAGTCTGAATTTGCCGACGGCGTCCGGATGATGTTTCTCTGTAATCCCCATAATCCGTCAGGAAGGATGTGGGAAGCGGCTGAACTGGCAAAAGTCGCTGATTTGGCGAAAAAGTATGGAGTGATCGTGGTTTCTGACGAAATCCACTCAGATTTGGCGTTGAAAGGCAGGAAGCATATTCCTTATTTGTCTGTGGCTGACGAGGGAATTGTGTGTATGGCTCCGAGTAAGACTTTTAACTTGGCTGGCTTGTCTTCTTCTGTGTTGGTTATTCCGGATG
It encodes the following:
- the pckA gene encoding phosphoenolpyruvate carboxykinase (ATP) — its product is MQEFGIKSSNGFDALGIKPASVKWNLGPAACTEEVLKNGEGVLTDRGSVMVDTGKFTGRAPKDKFVVEDDKTRDTVWWGNINQPIAPEKFDILFDRMVNYLEGKDIYVRDCFAGADPNYRLNVRIFNTIAWQHMFTYNMFINPSKEELETFESNFTIICIPEFEAEDYAELGLRQKNFALLNMSKRMLIIGGTAYAGEMKKGIFSVLNYILPQERDVLSMHCSANEGKDGDVAIFFGLSGTGKTTLSADPNRNLIGDDEHGWTENSVFNFEGGCYAKSVDLTEEKEPEIWNAIKFGAIEENTRFFPGTRTIDYENTTVTENIRVSYPIEHIENAKVPSVGNLPKNIFFLTFDASGTLPPISKLSKGQAMFHFISGYTSKVAGTEMGITEPVPTFSACFGAAFLPLHPTKYAEMLGKKMEESNVNVWMINTGLNGSGERTKLKYTRAMITAALEGKLDGVTFEEHPEFGVSFPTECPEVPAELLNPRTLWGDDAKYQTEVNKLADKFNANFAKYEEFANEEIMNGAPKAK
- a CDS encoding PatB family C-S lyase, translated to MKYCFDKIYRRDRTNSVKYDLRSKFFGDSEVLPLWVADMDFRVAEEIRLAIADRAADPVYGYTFWGSEGKKAFVDWVGKRHGWAVSENHLSFSPGVVPALSFLMSALTEEGDKVLIQPPVYHPFKEVVGTNGRALVNNPLVLRDGRYYMDFDGLESEFADGVRMMFLCNPHNPSGRMWEAAELAKVADLAKKYGVIVVSDEIHSDLALKGRKHIPYLSVADEGIVCMAPSKTFNLAGLSSSVLVIPDAQQKLLFEKELRKFHISGNLFGFEAMDAAYKHGESWLAQVLEYIEGNVEFMAEYISEYMPAIKMMEPEASYLVWLDCTGLGLDAVALNDLIVKDARLGLNDGRMFGAGGKGYQRVNVACPRAVVVQAMDRLYKALEAKGLLS